In the Carboxydothermus hydrogenoformans Z-2901 genome, TAACCTTTAAGGCTCATCTTTGTCTAAACTGTAGTCTTTGTGTGGAAAGTTGTCCGCAAAAAATTTTAAAATATGATGGTAAAATTACCGTAAATGATGTATATTTAAAGACAGAGCAGGTTTTAGCCAAAGTTTTAACCAAAACCTGCGCGAAATGTGGAAAAATCTTTACTCCGGTAAATAATGAAGAATTATGCCTTAATTGTTACATTACCGAAGGCTTTAAAACGGAGAATTTATTTGAAGGAGGCTAAAAAATATGTTTGGTAATTTTGGCTGGCAAGAACTTTTGATAGTTTTAGTAATAGCTTTGATTATTTTTGGTCCCTCTAAGCTTCCGGAACTCGGCAAAGCTTTTGGCCAGACGGTAAAAGAGTTTCGTAAAGGTGCCAAAGAAATTCAGGACGAAATCGCTTTAGAAGAAGCGAAAGAGGAAAAACAAGCGTAACTTTCAACCTCCAACTTTATACCTCCACTACCCCGGCAGAGCTGCCGGGGTATTTTTTTTAAATGGTCACTGGCAGAACCGTCCCTAACGGTACTATTCTAATCGTTTCTTGAACCTGAGAGACGCTACCACCAGCAAAAATACCCCTAATACCGTTAAGGCTATAGCCTGGTTTTGCAGTTCTAAAAGGCCGGCCCCCCGGATAATAATGCCCCGCAGGATTTCCAGGAAATAGGTAAGGGGGATGGCATAGCCGAGATACTGGATAATTTTCGGCATAGCTTCCCGGGGAAACATAAAGCCGGAAAGCAAGATGCTGGGCAGAAGAAAAACTATGGTCATCTGCATGGCCTGCAGCTGGGTCCTGGCTACTGTCGAGATTAAAATGCCGATAGCCAGTGCTACAGCTACAAAGCAGAGGGCTAAGGCAAAAAGGGTTAAGGTATCACCCTGCATAGGGACGGAAAACCAGTTGATTCCGAAATAGAAGGCTATCGTAAAGGACAAAAAACCAATTAATACATAAGGGACAAGCTTTCCTAAAATTAACTCAAATGAAGTAACCGGAGTCACAATAAGCTGCTCGATAGTTCCCCGCTCTTTTTCCCGTACTAAAGCAAAAGCAGTTAAAAGGACCGTAAGGTTTTGCATAACAAGACCAATTAAACCAGGAATAGTGAAAATTTGGCTTCTAATTTTCGGGTTGTAGCGAACCTCCGGCCGGATGAGGGATATCGAAGTACTGGCTATTTGCGGATATTTTTTGGCCAAAATTTCTCTGGTGTAATTTTGTCCCACCAAAACCCCTGATGATAAAGCGGGGCGGGCTATTGAAGGGTCCGAGCCATCCACGATATACTTTACCTCCGGTATTTGGCCCCGGGAGAGTTTTTCGGCATAATCGGGCGGGATGATTAAACCTGCTTTAATTTTGCCCTTTTTAAAAAGGGAATTTAATTCAGCGGTCGTATTTACAGGATAATCAAGATTAAAATAATTGGACGCCGTAAACTTTGCCAGAAGTTCCCGGCTTTCCGGCGTGCGGGAGAGATCTAAATAAGCAGTGGCGATGTGGTCGACGTCGGTGGAGACCGCATAACCGAACAGTAAAAGCATCATCACCGGCATTAT is a window encoding:
- a CDS encoding ABC transporter permease; the encoded protein is MNPKRFWAIVKKEFLQLKRDKPSMAIALIMPVMMLLLFGYAVSTDVDHIATAYLDLSRTPESRELLAKFTASNYFNLDYPVNTTAELNSLFKKGKIKAGLIIPPDYAEKLSRGQIPEVKYIVDGSDPSIARPALSSGVLVGQNYTREILAKKYPQIASTSISLIRPEVRYNPKIRSQIFTIPGLIGLVMQNLTVLLTAFALVREKERGTIEQLIVTPVTSFELILGKLVPYVLIGFLSFTIAFYFGINWFSVPMQGDTLTLFALALCFVAVALAIGILISTVARTQLQAMQMTIVFLLPSILLSGFMFPREAMPKIIQYLGYAIPLTYFLEILRGIIIRGAGLLELQNQAIALTVLGVFLLVVASLRFKKRLE
- a CDS encoding twin-arginine translocase TatA/TatE family subunit, translating into MFGNFGWQELLIVLVIALIIFGPSKLPELGKAFGQTVKEFRKGAKEIQDEIALEEAKEEKQA